The following coding sequences are from one Nicotiana tabacum cultivar K326 chromosome 1, ASM71507v2, whole genome shotgun sequence window:
- the LOC107773234 gene encoding phosphoribulokinase, chloroplastic, translating to MAVSTVYTAQSLNSTCSISTRSKSHLGFHQNQVIFYTKLRSTNRRSSSTSVITCSSADEKTVVIGLAADSGCGKSTFMRRLTSVFGGAAEPPRGGNPDSNTLISDMTTVICLDDYHSLDRTGRKEKGVTALDPRANDFDLMYEQVKAIKEGIAVEKPIYNHVSGLLDPPELIKPPKILVIEGLHPMYDERVRDLLDFSIYLDISNEVKFAWKIQRDMAERGHSLESIKASIEARKPDFDAYIDPQKQYADAVIEVLPTQLIPDDNEGKVLRVRMIMKEGVKNFNPVYLFDEGSTISWIPCGRKLTCSYPGIKFTYGPDTYFGNEVSVLEMDGQFDRLDELIYVESHLSNLSTKFYGEVTQQMLKHADFPGSNNGTGFFQTIVGLKIRDLYEQIVASRAAAPVQAAKA from the exons atgGCAGTGAGTACAGTGTACACAGCTCAATCACTGAACTCTACTTGTTCAATCTCCACACGCTCAAAATCCCACTTAGGATTTCACCAAAATCAAGTGATTTTCTACACAAAATTAAGATCAACCAACAGAAGAAGCAGTAGCACTAGTGTAATAACATGTTCATCAGCTGATGAAAAGACAGTGGTGATTGGTCTAGCAGCTGATTCTGGTTGTGGGAAAAGTACTTTCATGAGGAGATTAACAAGTGTATTTGGTGGTGCTGCTGAGCCACCAAGAGGTGGAAATCCAGATTCAAACACATTAATCTCAGACATGACTACTGTGATTTGTCTTGATGATTATCATTCACTTGATAGAACTGGAAGGAAGGAGAAAGGAGTGACTGCTCTTGATCCAAGAGCTAATGATTTTGACCTTATGTATGAGCAAGTTAAGGCTATTAAGGAAGGTATTGCTGTGGAGAAGCCTATTTATAACCATGTTAGTGGCCTTCTTGACCCCCCAGAACTCATTAAACCTCCCAAGATTCTTGTTATTGAAGGATTACACCCCAT GTACGATGAGCGTGTGAGAGACCTCTTGGACTTCAGCATCTACTTGGATATCAGCAATGAGGTTAAATTCGCTTGGAAGATTCAG AGGGATATGGCTGAGAGAGGGCACAGCCTTGAGAGCATTAAGGCCAGTATTGAAGCCAGGAAGCCAGATTTTGATGCTTACATTG ACCCACAAAAGCAATATGCAGATGCAGTAATTGAAGTGCTCCCAACTCAGCTGATCCCGGATGACAATGAAGGCAAAGTTTTGAGAGTGAGAATGATAATGAAGGAAGGAGTGAAGAACTTCAACCCGGTTTACCTGTTTGATGAAGGCTCCACCATCTCATGGATTCCTTGTGGTAGGAAGTTGACTTGTTCTTACCCTGGTATCAAGTTCACCTATGGCCCTGACACCTACTTTGGCAATGAG GTATCTGTCTTGGAGATGGATGGCCAATTTGACAGACTAGATGAGCTCATCTATGTAGAGAGCCATTTGAGCAACCTCTCCACCAAATTCTATGGTGAAGTTACTCAACAAATGTTGAAGCATGCTGATTTCCCTGGTAGCAACAATGGAACAGGTTTCTTCCAGACCATTGTCGGTTTGAAGATCAGAGACCTCTACGAGCAGATCGTTGCCAGCAGAGCTGCAGCTCCAGTTCAAGCTGCAAAGGCCTAA